The DNA window ATCTTCGTCGAGACCTCCGGATTGGTCAGGTACGTCTCGGCGGTGCGCATCTTCAGGTCGCGGATCTCCTTGGGTGTCGGCACCATGATCGTCGTCTCGAAGCTGGTGCGCGGCGTCTCGACGAGCGCTCCGTCCGGCTCGACGGTGGTCACCACCGGATTGACCAGCCGAACCTGCACCGCGAGTTCGGTGCCGTCGGCGGTGTTGCCCACGCGGACTTGCGCCGACTCGGCACTGGCCGCGAGCAGCATCTCCGGGCCCTGCTCCGTGCGGGTGGTGCGTTGGAACCGAATGTCGGGCATGGCCTCGGGACCGGGACCGATGTTCACCGTCGCTCGGCGCAGACGGTAGTCGGTCCCGCCGTGGGCGAGCGTATAGATGTCGCCGTCGCTGCTGACCAGGACGAACTCACCATCCCGCTCGAGCCCGGCCATGACGATGTTCTGGAGGTATGCCGTCTGCTGATCACCGCGGACGTAGTCGTTGAGCACAAGCGCGACGCGACGCGACTGCTCGGGCTGGACGCCGAGCTTGCGGAGCTTGGCGAAGTCCATGAACTTCGTGTTCTCGCGCAGCGGTGACGGGAGAGGGTACGGGCCGAACTGGCTCTTACGAAGCGTTGCCTGCCGGGCTTGGTCGACGCCTTCGATCGTGCGGGGCAACGCCATGCCGTCGACGAGACTGATGGTGACCTGCACGTCCTCGTCGGGGTTGCCGGTGTTTTCGATGAACGCGGTTGCCTGGCGGGCGACGTAGATCTCCTCGACCGGCCGCGGCGTCGTGTTCGGGTCGGCGTCTTCGGGGAGGTCGGCGTAGCGGGCGATGGAAATGTCGAGCAAATGCACGACTTGCGTCCGCCCGTCGTCGGACGATTCGCCGACCCGCGCATCGGCCGCATACAGCGTCACGCCACGGTTGAACCCGCCGAGTTCGAGTTTGTTGTTCTGGCGGATCTGGAAGGCCGCGAACTGGGCGAGGTTGGAAAACACCACCCGCTCCACGGCCAGCGTCGCCCGCGGCACGATGAAGCTGAGCATCGCCCCGCTCAGCAGCGCGACCGACAACCCCATCACCACCCCCGGCAAGGCCAACTCCCACAGCGGTACACCCGCCGCCCGGCACGCGGTCAGTTCGTTGTCCGCCGAGAGCCGGCCGTAGACGAACGTACACGCGAACAGCGCCGCCACTGGCAGCGAATACGTGAGCATCGCCGGCATCAGGTAGGTGAGAATCCGACCGACTTGCGACGCCGAGAGTCCGTTGTCGGTGAGCGGATCGAGCAAGCCGCCGAACGCCATGATGCCCGCCAACGCCGTGTTGGCGAGGAGGAAGATGCGAAGCAGGTCGCGGAAGACGTACCAGAAAAGCGTGGTGCCCATGGCGTTGCGGTGAGGTTACGGGATCACCGGCGAGAAGGCACGGGGGATCAACTCGTGGCGATCAGTTCGCGCCAACGGCGGCGGCGAGACGTTCGATCCCCAACTCGATCTTGTCGATCGGCACCACGCCGAAGCTCAGCCGCATCTGGTTGCGGGGCGTGTTCGCGCCGGTGTAGCAGTAATCGCCCGGCACGTACATCACACCGCGCTTCACGCAATCGGCGAACAACGCCGACTCACGAGCCGTGTCGATCGACTCGGGCAGGGTCGCCCAGACGTACAGCCCGCCGCGCGGGTGGGTCCAGGTCACGCCATCGGGCATGTGTCGCTTCAGCGCGTCGAGCATGGCGTGCATTTTGGCGCGGTAGCCGTCGTGCAGGGCCTTGAGTTGATCGGCGTACACGTCGGTCCGCAACGCTTCGGCGGCAATGTGCTGGGCGAGGTTCGCGCTTCCGAAGTCGTGGTTGCCCTTTTGCTGCAGGACCGCGTCGAGGACGGCCCCAGGCAGTGCGGCGTAGCCGAGCTTGATGCCGGGCG is part of the Planctomycetota bacterium genome and encodes:
- a CDS encoding LptF/LptG family permease, with the translated sequence MGTTLFWYVFRDLLRIFLLANTALAGIMAFGGLLDPLTDNGLSASQVGRILTYLMPAMLTYSLPVAALFACTFVYGRLSADNELTACRAAGVPLWELALPGVVMGLSVALLSGAMLSFIVPRATLAVERVVFSNLAQFAAFQIRQNNKLELGGFNRGVTLYAADARVGESSDDGRTQVVHLLDISIARYADLPEDADPNTTPRPVEEIYVARQATAFIENTGNPDEDVQVTISLVDGMALPRTIEGVDQARQATLRKSQFGPYPLPSPLRENTKFMDFAKLRKLGVQPEQSRRVALVLNDYVRGDQQTAYLQNIVMAGLERDGEFVLVSSDGDIYTLAHGGTDYRLRRATVNIGPGPEAMPDIRFQRTTRTEQGPEMLLAASAESAQVRVGNTADGTELAVQVRLVNPVVTTVEPDGALVETPRTSFETTIMVPTPKEIRDLKMRTAETYLTNPEVSTKMKGRLRREVYKLLNGVHSEIHARLSFAVSCFSLVLVGIAIGVLFRTGNFLSAFALSVVPAILCIVLIVSGQHVAENIPSNVTADFNDPLGLGIMMIWGGNAVVFITGITLLSRLGKV